Genomic segment of Pongo pygmaeus isolate AG05252 chromosome 1, NHGRI_mPonPyg2-v2.0_pri, whole genome shotgun sequence:
CTTTACTATTCTTTTCCCCTTTCTGATttccaattgaaaaaaaaaaaccctccaatgATAAATTTGGTCAAAAGGCTTATTTTATTACTAGTGCCTGTTGCCAAAGAGCTGATATTTCTCACAAATCCTGAGCTGTGAGTTGTGACAGCCAGTGCTTGGGTGAAATTAGCACCTCCCTCACCCCCAAGGAGAAGAGGTGAGGAAGTGATTTTCCCGACCGAGTCCATTACAACACATGTGCTCTGACCCCTGGGATTTGGGGAGGGGGATTCCCAATCTGCCAGTTCATTTAAGCTTCCAACTTCGCAGATTCCTGATTCAGATACAGAGAGCCTTCAAATGTGTTCTATAGAAACCAGACTTCATTGTAAAGTTCTCTATTagctgcaaaacaaacaaatatgtacaaataaagtacattttaaagtaagaaatataTTATCTTAATGCATCTGTCTCAGCTTTTAATAACCCCAGTTTACATGGTTTACAAATGAGACCCATTTCCTGAGAGATCCTGGAGTTGAAAATTGGAGTAGAAGTGAGTATAAGCATAGGAAGGTATTACTGTACTCTGGGAGCCTCCAACACACTTAAAACACATTAATAAGCCCTCTCCATGGAGGATTCAATAGGATGAAACTAATCCTCGTGTCATCCTCTCTCTATTTGTCCTTCATAACTGGGACATGAGAATTATGCACTAAATAACAATCTCAAAAGGCAAATCCCACAGAATGTGGGAACCTCTTGGGACAGTGTGTAGGTGTTGTCACTCCATAGCTGGCATCAGAGTGAACTCCCACCACTGGGATATGGAACAATTTGTAATGTAGCAATTAATGGAAATATGGTGAAGTATTCGCTTAGCAGGAAACTGGTAACTGCAGGGATCAGCAAACAAAACGGTACCATGGCATGTCCAATATCCCAAGGGATTCTGAAGACATTCAGATGACAACCAAGTGCTAGGCATCTTGAGAAGCCCCTCTGTGCCCCTTTGTTACTTGAGGTTGAAGTTAAAAATGATACCTTCTCTTCCACCCAGCTTTTGAGCTACACAGAACGGAGGAgctgttttataaaaatgcagcCTCGGAAATGTAAGGACCCATCATGCTTGCTCGCTTCACCCTCGGTGAATAGCCTTCGGCAGATTCTCATTAGGAAAATGTTCCACTGGGCTTTCTCCTCAGGGTGCGAGGGAGACCTGGGCCATTGCAGAGCTGCATTTTGCATTGCCTGGATGATTGTAAAACTCCCTACTCACCACCCCCCACCAACCAAGAAAACCCATCAGCTTAAGTACCAACCCCCAACCTCAGTTCTCATATACTTTCATCTTGTTCCCAGGATCCACTAAAGTAAATAAGATGTCCACCCAGATAATGGAAACCCCTCCAGCTCTCAGTTAGTGCCTTTTCATGCcaattaaacacattttatacAGTCATCGTAGATGCATCAATGACTGCATTCCGAGACGCCAATAGGGCCGCGGCAGACATCAGCCTAGCAAATGAAATGTATTTCATGCGTGTTTTCTCTCTGTCTTATTCTAACCACTTGGCAACGGTCTCAATTGAAAACATTGATTCTGAAagatatatatgggtatataaaCTGATTAAGCAGCTTATTTGCTGCTGATTACTTTACTAATAAAGATCTCAGAGTGCTTAATTTAAATTAATACTTCTTTAATGAAAACCCAGCTTAGAGCATTAAAAACAATCTTGACAGATGTATTTATTGCACAAACATACATTTATCTACGCCAAGCCAATTGAACATACAATCATATTTGGTTGGAGTTATAATTGATAATGATTCTACAATTATGACTTCAGTTAGGTGTGTGTCGTTCACCAGATTTACTCTGATAGTCTCAAAAGGTTTTCTCATTTTGGAGGCTGTgaggacccagtgggaagtacaTGGAAGTTTGTGAAGCAACTGCAGAATATTTGGTTACTTTTGAGAAGAGGAGTAAGATATCCTGGCTTCCCCTCCCCCTCACTCCATCCTCCTCTGCCTTAAAAAGCCAAAAGGAGGGTGGCTGACTTTCCAGTGTAGTAAAAATTGGAAAGGGGACAAAAGGTGTCAAATGTTAAGACCTAGGGATTAAACAAAATTGGGTTATTGATTAACCAGTGTGTTGGTAACCTGATGTTTGTGGCAGCCAAATACCAGAGTCTCTCGCCTCTTGGAGTTTATGGGCCAATTTCTCCCAAGATGTGTGAGCTTGTTGTGTCGCTGCCAGTGGACTCGCCAGCGGCCGAGCAGCTCAGAGTGACAGCGACTCAGCGTCTGGAAGCCCCACTGGGTTGTGAAATGAAGAAGGCCCTCTGTGCCCCTGATGCGGCCCGGGCGAGCCCCGGGGCTCCAGAAGCGAGCATCTCCCAGCTCCTAAAGAGCAGACATATATCCTGCCTTTAAGACAAGACTACAATTGCAAATCTGAGAATATAAATTACACTTTCatctttctttggttttctttcttttgcttcagtTTTCATTCCAGGATAAACTTTCCTGtcaaagggacatttctgatGTGTCAAATTCACCACTATAATGAACAGGTTGACAAATGTGGAAGGTGAGCAGACATTTGGATCTGCCGCAGCTGCCTGCAGCCAGAGGAAACCATGACTTTCACAAGGATAACGAGGCTTTGAAAGATGGCGAAAATGTCGCCATCAACCTGCCCTTCTGCTACTTAGTAATTAGATAATTAGTCAGGCCCTAATTATGGGATCAGGGTGCAGGAAAACAATTAGCTGAAAGAATTACTACATAAAACTGAAACCGAGATTCCtgaaaacaatatttaattttatgatatTAATATTTGCAGCAATAATGGGAGTCCTCGGCTGATGCCAACCGTGTGCCTAGGCATCCGGAAGGCAAGCTGGGTATTCTCCTTCTGAGAGCTGGGTGTCAACACGAAAATGAATCCTGTGACACTGTCTTTTCAGGCCCCATGTGTGCCCAGGCAGGAAGTTTGTGGCTGTCGCGTGTCAGCCAAGTATGTACATACCTGTGCCACACACACTTGCCTACAAACTCCCAATTCCTTCCCCAGGCCCCGAGAAACTACCAAATATGTCTCCGGCTGCAAAGAAAAATGGGGCCGGCTCATAAATTCTTCTTGCATATGGTATGAGAGAGTAAACAGGTAAACAAGTTTTCAAATGCCTTCCTCCAACCTGGAATTATTAACACATTGTCTTGTTATcatgattaaaattaaatgatgttCCAGGCTCTTTgacaaatgaatttggaatggttACAGTAATGGCATTACTTTAAATTATGAaaccagggagaaaaaaaagagagacaaagagagaaaattgAGCCTAACAGCCTGATCCTTAACTATTATTTACCTATTATCTGAGAGAATTGAATCTCGCTGTGCTGTGGCAGAGAATAATAAAAGATTTGTAGGCTTTACAAGGCCCTGTCCTCCCATCCAGCAAGCACCAATTCCCAGGGGCTCCATTGCGAGCCCTGGCTCAGCTTGTCTGATCATTTATCcataattagaaaattaatattttagatgGCGCTATGATGAACCCATTATGGTGATGGGCCCCGATATCAATTATAACTTCAATTTCAATTTCACTTACAGCCGAGTAATGGGTCCTGGTGGCGGTGTAGAGATGGGCTGGAGCTTCAGAGCATGACGAATACAGATCACTGCACATTAGGATGAGCAATTATTTGAACATGTATAAAAACTATTTACAAGCAATGTAATTGACCGGGGTCAGGGGGAGATGCTGAAAAATGGACAGGTTGACAAATTCTTGTTCCATACCAACAGAAaggatttattaatttctttggcTGTAATTGAATTTTTGAAAGGTTCTTGTTAAGCTTGCCCTGCTTTGCTCATCTCCCGTGCTGACCTTCCATAGATCTGCTGCTATAGCTCCTACTTGCTTCCGTAGCCCTTGGCAGAGAGATTGCTGATGGAATTTATAAAAAAACAAGCAGCCACTTTCAAAATAGATTCAGCAGAGAATAACAGAACCACTACTCTACTATTGTGTAactttctctttgaaaaaaaaaaaaaaaagctcataatcTTGTGGATATTCCAGCTAAACACTGAGGGTTTCAATTCTATATTTTACCAGTTTTAAGGCTGACGTGAGCAGTGATTTAAAGGTGAAGTAACCTTTCAGTGATATAACAAAgttcaattttaataaaatggataaaagcAGTTTTTACCATTTGCAGCTGAGTAGATATCAAAGCCatgtttctcttctatttttctttaaccaTTTGTGTTTCCTAAGATAATGTTaccaattatttaaaattccctttgggaggaaggagggagaataagaaataattatttgcagGGGGTCGGGGATATTATTTTCACTGTGATCTGTGCCCAGACCTCTCCACCTGAGAAgctcttctcccttccccttccattcTTCCCGAGCTGGCTCTGCTAGATCCATGAACGCCCAGTTTTAACAATTCCTGTTCAAGAACACACAAACAGAAGGATGGCAAATATGCAAAACGGGAGGAATGGCTTCCCAGACTCAGGCAACACACACCTTCTTCCAAAACGCGTAACCTCTGAGCAGgcatggggctgaggcaggcagcaaGGCAGCCCAGCGAAATCACACCAAATCACAGCGAAagataaattatgaaaatatctcagtgtctttatttgttaattttccatGGCCTTGGGATGCTGCTGCTGGTTTTGTCTTGGCATTGCCTCATgcatttgctcttgtttttctgatGTCAGTTTAATTGTTCACTGTCAGGGGCAGAGCAGCAGATAACAAGCTTAGCAAATGATGTCTGCTGTTGCTACACATTgattaatattttacatgttaTTATCCTCTGTCCATTACGACAGCAAATTAAACTATAAATCACACCTTCTGCCTATGTCACTGAATCATAAATTGTCTCTACCTCTTTCTCGCTCTGGTGCGGCAGCTTGCCGGTCTCTCTCTTTCATGAGAAAACGGAGTGGAGAAAAGTGCCTGTATGCTTTAGTCTGAGTTATGGACTAGTCAAAAGCACAATACACATCAGGTCTTATGAAAAATGGGGAGTTTGTTCTGctataaagcagaagaaaactaAGCATCTGGGTAAAAGTTTGAAGCTGTTATGGAGAAACAATATGTTATCTCAAAAATTTCTGGTGCTTTTCTTGTAGCAATTACTGTAGCAAAAAGCAACAGCTTCCTCCGGAAAATGTACACTTGTGGGTAAACTCACTCATATGCTTGTCTGTGTGGGTAAGTAGAACATCAATAGCAGAAATTAAGCCCACCCTTAATAGTAAATATCCTGAGAGAATCAGCCTCACAGATGAACCTAGGTTATTATTCCAGGAATACTGGAGAGGTGCAGCCTTCCTCTGGGCTGTGGGCTCTGCTCTAGGCACAGGGCAAGAAGGGTGCTCTGGAATTTCTCTGTTGGTGTTTGGGGTCTctcaggtgggggtgggaggatcagGCCCTCTGCCCTTACAAGACCTGCCTGAACCAGATCAGCATTTTAGAAAGCACACAGCTTTTTGTAGCCAAGCCAAAATAACTTCAGACAAACTCCTGaccagaatgatttttaaaatgctggctTCATCAATGGGCGTCTTCGAAGGCTGTTTATTTCTAAGACACACCAGCATGAGCTGTGTGAAAAAGGAGGCTGGCCCAGATTTCACTGAGTGTAACCTGCCGAAACATTGCTTATCAGGCTGGATGCAAGTCGGTTGAGGATGGGGATCACTTGAAGAAAAGTTCTAGAGAATGACCACCGAGACATTGattctaattcattcattcattcattcttctttctttcacttttcattttcatttttaaaagagagcTTGCGTGGTTAGTTGTCTgtgtggttaatttttttttctagtgaaaTCAGCAAGATATGAAATGTGAGCTGCCAAATTAGATAACTCACTCATAATTCtttgcatacattaaaaaaataagaattgagCACATATTTTGTGTGCTACTGCTATAGGTCCTATAAGGAACATACAAATTTAGTGataatcattcattcactcattcaacaatatTTCTTGAGCAGCTACTTTGTACAAAGCATTGTGCTAAAGTGAAACAGTTAACAGAACTTAGGGTCACTAAGAATAAACAGGTAATCAACAAGATAATTGCAAAGTGTGATAAGAATTCCCATGTATGAAACAAGGTATTCCGTGCTaacaactttgtatttttttatctttttttttttgaaacggagtctcactctgtcacccaggctggagcgcagtggcatgatctcagcttactgcaacctctgcctcctggattcaagcgattctcctgcctcaacctcctgagtagctaagactacagacatgcaccaccatgcccagctaatttttgtatttttggtagacacggggtttcaccatcttggccaggctggtctcaaactcctgacgtcagttgatccacccgctgtggcctcccaaagtgctgggatttttacaggcataagcccccaTGCCCGGTctgctttgtttttaatgtagAAGATGGTGGCCTCAAATTTTCTAGAAGAGCAAGTATATTGGACATTGCGAGAGGTTTGTTAAAAGGGAGACATGGTAGTAGATGCCGTGGCTGAATTAGAATGCCAGCTGTACTGAGTAAGCTTGAGCAAATTGTTACATGTGTGACTTAGAGAAGCTAATAGAACCTACATTGCAGGATTGTTTTAAGGATAAAGCAACATAACATAAGAAGGTGCTTAGCAGCAGGCCTGACACATGGTGAGAGGTCAGCAAAGGGTTTCTTCTCAAGTCAAAGAAAACCCATTGGAAATTACAAAGAAGATACCTGCTTGGATCCTGAGCTTGCATCTGAGCCTTGCCAGGCCTCAGGCGGGACTCTGCAGGGCCTGCCCACTCCTCGCCAACCTGAAGACAGTCTGCATCAGGGAGCGAAGCAGCGGAAGCACACTCCCATATATATTAATGAGATGAAGGAATGTGAAGACCCCAACAGAATCTGTTTATACATTATACATTTCTCTTGTTATTATTCAGCGTTGATTGAGTATCCTCAAACCTGTAAGCCTTTTGTAGAGTGGCCCGACAACTCTCAATTACCTGCAGTCTACAGAAGAAGGTAAgtcaagaaataaatgaaagcagagaAAAGACCCGTAGTTCTTATCGTAGCCCCGAGAATTCACACCGAAGCCTTCTTTTGGCTCAGCCATTGACAAGGACCAAGAAGGGATAGTTGGGCGCCAGGCTTTCAgtcccatgagggcagggactataAATCGTTTCACAGCCGCTTTGCCAGTTTCTAGCATAGAAaccataaacatttgttgaatgaaagaagaatGAATCACTTTTTTGTATGCTCACTATGTTTCACGAgtattctaagagttttacataTAGTAATGTTACTTAGTTCTCACAACAACCTTAACAGTGATACTATTATTGCTTCCATTTTCCAAGGAAcaaaagcacagagaggttaagtaacttactcaaGGTTGCACAGCTACTAAGGACAGAGGCAAGAGTCAAACCCAGGCAGTGTGGCTCCAAAGTCAGTGCTCCGATGCGCTCTCCCCGTTAGCACCAGAGGCAGTAGAGCCCAGATACTTGCCTCTAGCCACCAGCTCATGTTGCCGAGCTTTAGAACTGTTGCTTCTTCGTTCATCAGTGCCAGCCCAGACTCAGAGGGACCTTTGACACCCCTCTCAATCTCACCTGCAGGACACTGGTGTCTACCTTAGTTGTCTGTGCTCCTGACTTGCACAGACTCTCAGGTTCCACTTTTCCTCCACTCTTACTAgatgtttaaaaattctttttccatttatgatACTTGTACACATTTATCCTTACTAGATGGTGATGTACCACTCAACCTTCCCCTTCATCTGATTTATTGTCCATGTTCAATTTTAGGTTCCTCCATTCCCTAAAAAATGCAGACTACTTAAAAGTGATCATCTTGATATCTTTACAACTGTTTATCCAATGCCAGGCCCTGTGCAGCTATTCCTTATTTCTATTCCTCATGAGAACTCAAGGAGAGGGGTGAACTTAGCCCCATCTGATAGACGTATGTAATGATGTCACCTGCCTGGGGTCAGCGCTGGTGTGTGATGGAGCCTGGACTCAGAGCCAGTGGGCCCAGCTTCAAGTCCATGACCTTCTCCCTACTAGCATAGTTGACCCCACTTCCATGTTCACCTGCCATGAAAAGCCCCCCAAAACAATGAAGTAGCCAAACCTTGGGGGATGGGACAGTGGATGGGGGTGGTAGAAGAAGCTAAACAAAGGGGCCTCAGAGCTCCCCAGCAGGGCTCAGTTTGGGGGAAATATCTGTTCCTTGACGCTTCATCAGCCACAAGGGCAAAGACCTAGGACAGGCAAGAGATCCGATCTGAACTCTGATATTAAAAAGGAGGCAGTAAGAACAGAGTGATCACTCTAAGCCtgtatattaaatgtattttccctttgtaaaaaaaaaaaatgcaaaagttatgTTTCAACATAAAGGCAGCCTGTGTTTCATAGCTATTCTAATTTATGGGCCGTACATTCCTGTGATTGTCTTGAACTGAATAGCCAAGTAAATAATCATCGAGAGCCACAGGTAAATCACTTGGAGGTGAACCAAGCCTGTCCACAGCTTCCAGAAATGGCACAAACATTATTTCCTAATTTTGCAGATTTCTTCATCTGAGCTCAGAAAACACCTTCTCTCGTTGGCTTTGAGGTTTGACACTTTTTTCCACTCACATCCTGAAGAGACAGCGACAAGGTGAAACGTGAGAAGTGTATAAAGCATTTTCAAGGATTCCCCGTCTAATTTGCCTTCTCAGTTCCAAGGAAATAATGCCATGCACTTCACTTCCCTGAGTATTTATTGTGTGCTACCAAATGACTAGAAATGGGAAGCGATGGGAGGAGTCCAGAGAGGTGGGAGATATGGACCACACTTTTACAAAGCCTAGAactgggttgatttttttttatggtggCAAAATAcacgtaacataaaatttgccattttaagtgttacagttcagtgacattaacCACATTCACATTGTtctacaaccatcaccaccatccatctccagaacccaTTCCTCTTCCTCAACTGAAACTCTATGCCCATTAAACATgaactccccattctcccttccccaacccctggtgaccaccattccactttctgtccctataaatctgactactctaggtacttcatataagcagaatcacacaatatttaaccttttgtgactggcttattttatatagtatgttttcaaggttcttccATGTTGAAGCACGGAGGACATGGTTGATTTTAAGCATACGAATGTTGAACCAATGGACACACCAGCTCTCAGGCAAGTCAACCAAGAGGCAAATGCATATCCACATTCACTTGTGGTTGTTTTAAGGAAATTTGACTCTAAGCTGCAGCAATAAATCCCATGCATTTATTTAGATCCTGCTCTGTGCAAAGGCCCATGGGCAGCTGAAGCAGAAGTAGACACTGCATTTCAAGGATCTGAAATCCAGTCCAGGAGACATAGTGTGCAGATTCAAATCCAGGTATTAAGTGCTAAGTAACTTTAGGgtacaaatgaaaagacaaacaggAGTTTAAGAGAGGTCATTTCAGGCAGAGGTGATTGTGGAAGAGATGAATGTTAGTGGGAATTTGAAGGATGGGTAGAATCTAGTAAAAAGGAATGGCCTAGATAAAGAAAACATTCCAGACTGGCATGGGGTGAAACCATGTTTGACAGCCGACTGTCTTTTTCACGGTTTCATCCCCAGTGCCTGGTATCACAACAAACATGTGCCTCATGAATCAGTAAATGCAGAGCCCAGAGGTGAGAAAGCCCAAAGTGAAATTTGGAAAAAATGGGTAGATGGTCAGGCTTGAGAAGAGGGTCCCTAAAAAATGTTGCTAGAGATCAGGATGTGGAAAAACTTTGTCAGACTAAGAAGCTTGAACTTTATCCTGAGGAAAATAGGGAGGCATTGAAGATGGTTGATCAGGACAGTGACTATTCCACTCTTTCTAATCATAGGTGCACCAGAACATGAACACCCCCAGAGAAGCTTAAAGTGACCATAGCTGGGTAATGGAATACAGCCATCTTCATCAGGTTTATGCGGATAGGGCAACATCTTGTTTGGAAGTATCATTTTTTGGAAGCATTGTAAAGTGACAGTAGGTGGAGGAAGCTGCTAGCCAACAGACTAGGGAGGACAACATCCCAGTAATCACAAACAAGGGCAACAATGTAGCTGTTGAGATTAAGAGGAAACAGGCAGATCTTGAGGCCACGGTTGGAGAGAGGATTACAAAATATGTAGGGATCTTGAAACTCCTGGAGGACAATTGGAAGCCAGAGACAAGGACAAAGGTCAGGACTGATTGATCTCAGTGGCCAGCAAAGGAGgtttaaaggaaaagaagtttttTGCCTTGTAGAGTGTGAGGTTGGAATGAGAGACCAGGCTTCCCTAttcaaaagagaagcagagcttCAGGATTAAATAGCTGGAGAGATTTGATCTGCAGCAAGGCAAATGTGGACGGTGGAAAGGcatagaaataaatgaaggtcATGAGAACCCAAGAATTATGGGGAGGAGAaatgagaagagaggaagggaggggtggggaggcggacaaaggagaggagaggaggagactgACTTTGCACTTAACAGAAACTCACTTCAACTGGTTTAAACCAAAAAGGGACATTTATCACAAGGTCACAGGGATATTTTATGGAACCCAAAAGGGCAGCCAAGATCGAAAGAAGAACGGAACCAGGAACTGGAGAGTTGTCCAGAACTAGCAattactctcttttctctttccctctccaacGCCACCTGCACTTTCTTCTCTGCCTCTACACCTACTTTATTCTTGGCTTTCTCCACCATGCAGACGGAGGGTCACACCTCTGAATGCATAGAGGAGCCAGCAGGGTTACCTCTTTGCATGGAAAAGACCAGCAGAAACTAAGTAGTGGCCCTGAATCCAATTCCAAATGTCCAGGGTAGAATGCATGATTGGCCTCTTATCTAGGTTTAGGGTTCTCCTGGATTCCATCAGCcacaggtgggaggtgggggtggagggacaTGGTGTAAATATGGCTCCTGAGCTCCACTCCCATGTGAGAAGGGCAGCTTTGAAAAGCAGATCCCACAGAAGGTATAGACCGAACCAAATCAGGCAGGAGCCGTGAAACCCTACCATGTAAGAAAGGACTGAAAGCATTGCAGCTGTTTGCTCTAGAGAAGAGAAGGCTCTAGCCACCATGAAAACAGTCTTCTGGTAGCTGAAGAGGTGCCTGCAGATGTGTGCATGATTCTGTAGGGGACGAGGTGGCCAATTCAACAGAGGAAGGAGAAGCATTCTGCCAGGGAGTGCTGCCAGTTCTGCAGTGGGCTGTTCTGGGAGCAGGAGCTTCCCACAGGTGCAAGGGGAAGCAGAGCTATTATTCCCTTAGCAGCAGGTGTTTTAGAGTGGGAATTCCAGCACCAAGGGAAGTCACATGCATGACTCACAGGCTTCTTTCAATGCTAAGGTTTTGTGATATTTCTTCCTAAtccctccactcccaccccacctcctcctgtctcctctctcttttattttaccCAGTCACCACCTAAATCAGGGGGTCTTATTTGGAGAGGACATCAGGAAGCCCAGGAGTGTCCTAAAATTAGATGCAAAATTGTAGTGGAGAGAGTTAGGACATACATGTAGATTTCTCAGAGAGAGGGTTCAGTCAAGGGGACCATGACCAAGAAGAGGGTGAAAAGCAATGACTGAAAAAGAAGTGCTTTGAAAGGCAGCTTACAATACTAGTGAAATAGAGAAACAGAGATGGAAGTAGGAAATACAACtcaaaaaaggagaaatcagATATATTTTCTGAATACTAGGGTCTAACAGCTGCTATGATTAAATTTCAAGTTTAAttttgagcttcctggcagccagAGAAACCTAGTTTGTAGAGCTATAAGAAGCAGCAGTCCATCAAGGGCAATGAAGCTATTTCTAACCCTGACTTCTAAAAGAAATTTCCCTTCAAGCCAAAAATATCATAAAagtaaatataacaattataaaagtAGTAACTATTATATTAGTATAACTACTATAAGTATTATAGTATTAGTATAACTACTATATAACTATTACTATTACTTTTATTACTGTTATCACTATTACCGTTAATTCAAAAGTAATAGTAATTACTGTTTATTCAAAATTACTTTGTGGCAGGCATGAAAGTAATTTTGTAAAGTAATGTGGCAGGCACATTATATATACCATTTCATTCAATCCTGACAGTAATCTATTAAGTAGGCACTATTCTTAAACCCAAATTaccaatgaggaaattgaggcacagcgAGGTGGACAGACTTGTACCCACATTTTCAGAGCTGGTAGAGAGGACACCCAAGCTGTGCCTGCCAGACCCAAGGGTCACACTCTTAGCCACTATAAATAACgcaaatctttaaaaagaaaaggaaagggctgggcgtggtggctcacacctataatctcagcactttgggaggccgaggtgggcggatcacttgaggtcaggagttcgagaccagcctgcccaacgtggagaaaccccatctctactaaaaatacaaaaaattagcggagtgtgatggcaggcccctgtaatcccagctactcaggaggctgaggcaggagaatcacttgaacctgggagatgaaagtagcagtgagcagaggttgtgccactgcactccagcctgggtgacagagcaagactccatctcaaaaaaataaaaataagaaaagaaaaatatcacctgTGGCCCATACCCTCAAGCAGCTTTTAATCTAGCTGGGAGTAAAGACGTGcacaaacaaaacattaaaaataataactttaccATCTTTGAGAATCTACAATGGTGGCTTTATTTTGGCTGCTCTGTATTATATGTGTTTTTCCTCGATTTTCCAAACAACCCTAAGAAGTATGTACTGTCGCCCCTCTGTTACTGAAGACTAGTCCTATCTGGGTCAAGTTCAAACTGCTCCACCTGGCTTTCAAAGTCCTGTATAATTTGGGTTTTTCTACCCAACATAATTTTCCACCACTGCCCCAGAGGAGGCAGCACATACCAAATGAAAAAGCATG
This window contains:
- the LOC129034807 gene encoding uncharacterized protein LOC129034807, with translation MSQLIVTSPAPASEKGGASKSSSICQAKYQSLSPLGVYGPISPKMCELVVSLPVDSPAAEQLRVTATQRLEAPLGCEMKKALCAPDAARASPGAPEASISQLLKSRHISCL